The genomic interval TCTCACTTTTAGGGTTTCGGGCGATGCAATTTTGAGCTTTTCCGACAACTCTTTTAGGGATAATTGTTCAGAATAATAGCCCTCTAAAATACTATTGCAAGGATACCCCAATTGTGTTAAAAGATGCCTAAAGTGTTCGGCAAAGTCTCGTTGTTCAAGCAAAGCCATGAGGTTTACTTGAAGGTCTTTTGTAGTCAGAGAGTTACTTTCGTGATACGAGCGGCGAATAGCCGCTTTGCGGTAATTCATCCATTTGTTTTTTGTGATTGAAAGGAAATAGGATTGTAGCTCAGTCATGGATTGTGCTTCAAACTTTAGGACAAGCACTAGGTCTATAAATGTCAAAATTACCTCTTGGAATAAGTCGCTAGCATCATCCTTTGAGCCCCCATGTTTAAAAACGTAAGTATTTACAATAGGTTTAAATTTTTTGTACAAAAAAGTTATCACATA from Flectobacillus major DSM 103 carries:
- a CDS encoding RNA polymerase sigma factor — encoded protein: MNLTFTPQQIVTIIRSGNPNSVEYVITFLYKKFKPIVNTYVFKHGGSKDDASDLFQEVILTFIDLVLVLKFEAQSMTELQSYFLSITKNKWMNYRKAAIRRSYHESNSLTTKDLQVNLMALLEQRDFAEHFRHLLTQLGYPCNSILEGYYSEQLSLKELSEKLKIASPETLKVRKLRCLEKLKELVLKYRL